A single genomic interval of Rosistilla ulvae harbors:
- a CDS encoding glutamate synthase subunit beta, whose translation MGKPTGFKEFDRKKVPWRLPVVRINDYQEIYTEPKEELLREQGARCMDCGVPFCQSSSGCPIDNLIPEWNDLVYNGRWEDAIQRLHKTNNFPEFTGRVCPAPCEGSCVLGITNPPVTIKNIENAIVDRAWQEGWIKPEPPNARTGKKVAIIGSGPAGLAAADQLNRAGHLVTVFERASRIGGLLMYGIPNMKLDKNQVARRVEKMTAEGVTFKTNANVGVDIDPKDLQKDFDAVLLSTGATKPRDLPIPGRDLKGVHFAMDYLTGNTKKVLDKTDTAEFINSEGKDVIVIGGGDTGTDCIGTSIRHGCKSMVNFELLPQPPEERAPDNPWPEWPRVFRTDYGHEEAAAKFGKDPRTYCILSKEFIDDGQGNLSGIRTVGVEWTKKPDGGWAMSEIEGSEKVWPAQRVYLAMGFLGPEQYLVESMGFETDNRSNYKAEHGKFTTSIEGVFAAGDCRRGQSLVVWAINEGRGAARAIDIFLQGSSVLPAPGTTMGTELSAT comes from the coding sequence ATGGGTAAGCCAACTGGATTCAAAGAGTTTGACCGCAAAAAAGTGCCTTGGCGACTGCCAGTTGTCCGCATCAACGACTACCAGGAAATCTACACCGAACCCAAAGAAGAACTGCTCCGCGAGCAGGGTGCCCGGTGTATGGATTGCGGTGTGCCGTTCTGCCAATCGTCCAGCGGTTGTCCGATCGACAACCTGATCCCCGAGTGGAACGACCTGGTCTACAACGGTCGCTGGGAAGACGCGATCCAGCGTCTGCACAAGACGAACAACTTCCCCGAGTTCACCGGTCGGGTCTGCCCCGCGCCGTGCGAAGGGTCGTGCGTTTTGGGCATCACCAATCCGCCCGTGACCATCAAGAACATCGAGAACGCGATCGTCGACCGCGCTTGGCAGGAGGGCTGGATTAAGCCCGAACCGCCAAACGCACGGACAGGCAAAAAGGTAGCGATCATCGGTTCGGGACCCGCTGGCCTCGCCGCCGCGGATCAACTGAACCGCGCCGGCCACCTGGTCACCGTCTTCGAACGCGCCAGCCGCATCGGAGGGTTGCTGATGTACGGCATCCCTAACATGAAGCTGGACAAGAACCAGGTCGCTCGCCGCGTCGAGAAGATGACAGCCGAAGGGGTCACCTTCAAGACCAACGCCAACGTCGGCGTCGACATCGACCCGAAGGACTTGCAGAAGGATTTTGATGCAGTCCTCCTGTCGACCGGTGCGACCAAGCCACGCGACCTGCCGATTCCCGGCCGCGACCTGAAGGGCGTCCACTTTGCGATGGATTACCTGACCGGTAACACCAAGAAGGTTCTCGACAAGACCGACACGGCCGAGTTCATCAACTCCGAAGGGAAAGATGTTATCGTGATCGGCGGTGGCGATACCGGCACCGACTGTATCGGCACTTCGATCCGCCACGGCTGCAAGAGCATGGTCAACTTCGAGCTGCTGCCTCAGCCGCCCGAAGAGCGTGCTCCCGACAATCCTTGGCCCGAATGGCCGCGCGTCTTCCGCACCGATTACGGTCACGAAGAAGCGGCAGCCAAGTTCGGCAAGGATCCGCGGACGTATTGCATCCTGTCGAAGGAATTCATCGACGACGGCCAGGGCAACCTGTCGGGCATTCGCACCGTGGGTGTCGAATGGACGAAGAAGCCCGATGGCGGCTGGGCGATGAGCGAGATCGAAGGCTCGGAAAAGGTTTGGCCCGCACAACGCGTCTACCTGGCGATGGGCTTCCTGGGCCCGGAACAGTACCTTGTCGAATCGATGGGCTTCGAGACCGACAACCGATCGAACTACAAAGCCGAGCATGGCAAGTTCACGACCAGCATCGAAGGCGTCTTCGCCGCCGGTGACTGCCGTCGCGGACAGAGCCTTGTCGTCTGGGCGATCAACGAAGGCCGCGGTGCCGCCCGTGCGATCGACATCTTCCTGCAGGGCAGCAGCGTTCTGCCAGCTCCAGGAACGACGATGGGAACCGAACTGTCGGCAACTTAA
- a CDS encoding purple acid phosphatase family protein → MLLSRTFLLACFALLQIPQWGIAHEGEHGHSHAPIAVKPDEMYEPTAMPDRIILTWDGDPRTSQAVTWRTSTAVNIGLAEIAVAEAGPGFPAKAEQIAAVSEALKTDLNTAHFHSVSFRDLTPGTRYAYRVGDGVNWSEWFHFSTAADKPEPFSFVYFGDAQNNLRSMWSRVIREAYRDAPKAAFLLHAGDLVNRANADAEWGEWFGAGAWLNAMTPSIAVPGNHEQSKTPDGKKRQLTSHWRPSFTLPQNGPKGLEESCYTLVYQNLRVIALNSNEMQKEQAVWLEEVLASNTSEWVVCTFHHPIFSTGKGRDNSSLRAAWKPILDKYKVDLVLQGHDHTYGRTGFNVPGVEVSEKEFSTFGADDKAATEPGDKEISVGTVNVPTGVQSVDPEHGTVYVVSVSGPKMYDNTRWPFMKRLAEDTQLYQVIHIDGDQLRFEARTAIGELYDAFELYKQGDGEINKMVEIEVEMPQNLRPKKD, encoded by the coding sequence ATGCTGCTCTCGAGAACATTTTTACTTGCCTGCTTCGCTCTGCTGCAGATTCCCCAGTGGGGCATCGCGCACGAGGGAGAACATGGCCATTCGCACGCTCCCATCGCCGTGAAGCCCGATGAAATGTACGAACCGACGGCGATGCCCGATCGGATCATCTTGACCTGGGACGGCGATCCACGCACCTCCCAGGCTGTCACTTGGCGAACATCGACCGCTGTCAACATCGGGCTTGCCGAAATCGCCGTCGCTGAAGCGGGCCCCGGCTTCCCGGCGAAAGCGGAGCAGATCGCGGCGGTCTCCGAGGCGTTGAAGACCGACCTGAACACGGCGCACTTTCACAGCGTCAGCTTTCGCGACCTGACCCCAGGCACGCGTTACGCCTATCGCGTCGGCGATGGCGTGAACTGGAGCGAGTGGTTTCACTTCTCCACCGCGGCCGACAAGCCCGAGCCGTTTTCGTTTGTCTACTTTGGCGACGCGCAAAACAACCTGCGTTCGATGTGGTCGCGCGTGATTCGCGAAGCCTATCGCGACGCTCCCAAGGCGGCGTTCCTGCTGCACGCTGGCGATCTCGTGAACCGAGCCAATGCGGACGCCGAGTGGGGCGAGTGGTTTGGCGCTGGAGCGTGGCTCAACGCGATGACTCCCAGCATCGCAGTCCCTGGCAACCACGAGCAATCCAAGACGCCCGATGGGAAAAAGCGACAGTTGACATCGCATTGGCGTCCTTCGTTCACGCTGCCTCAAAACGGCCCCAAGGGGCTTGAGGAAAGCTGCTACACGCTCGTCTATCAGAACCTTCGCGTGATCGCTCTGAATAGCAACGAAATGCAGAAGGAGCAGGCGGTTTGGCTCGAAGAGGTCTTGGCCAGTAACACGTCTGAGTGGGTTGTCTGCACCTTTCATCATCCGATCTTTTCGACCGGCAAGGGACGCGACAACAGCTCGCTGCGAGCCGCTTGGAAACCGATCCTGGACAAATATAAAGTCGACCTCGTGCTGCAGGGGCACGACCACACTTACGGCCGGACCGGCTTCAACGTTCCCGGAGTCGAGGTGTCAGAGAAAGAGTTCTCGACGTTTGGAGCCGACGACAAGGCGGCGACCGAGCCTGGCGACAAGGAGATCAGCGTCGGCACGGTCAACGTTCCCACGGGCGTGCAAAGCGTCGATCCCGAGCACGGGACTGTCTACGTCGTTTCGGTCAGCGGGCCGAAGATGTACGACAATACGCGTTGGCCGTTCATGAAGCGTTTGGCCGAGGATACTCAACTGTATCAAGTGATTCACATCGATGGCGATCAGCTTCGTTTCGAAGCGCGCACGGCGATCGGAGAGCTGTACGACGCGTTCGAGTTGTACAAGCAAGGCGATGGCGAGATCAACAAGATGGTTGAAATCGAAGTCGAGATGCCGCAGAACCTGCGACCGAAGAAAGACTAG